AACTCGACCCTACACGAGCCGGGCGCGAGCCCGCTGTCGCGATCGGGCGTGCGAGCGTCCCTGCCCACCGGCGTCGCCGCCACCAGGTACAAGTTTGAGAATCTGAACGTGTACAAGTTTCCGTTTGCCGAGCCCTACTCCACGCCGACCCCCGTGCGCCGGGTGCTGGTCGACCTGGGCTCGCCCGAGGACGGCACCGACGGCAAGGAGAACGGCACCAACGGCAAGGAGAACGAGGACCCGGACAAGACTAGACACCGGAGTTTGCCGGCCGAACCCCTCGGCTCGCCGAAGGTCGATCATCAGAAGCTCTTCGAGGAGCTGGTGAAGCGCTACTCGCCCCAGAGGAAGCCCATCGACCGAACCCTGCCGCCCACCAGACCCAAGATCATCGGATCCGTTCCAAAATCGACCTCCAGTGCGGCGGACAGTCACTCTAGTGAACCAAAAATCGGGGAGCAGTCCAAATCAGAGAACGACGACGTTTTTGAAGCTAAAAAGAGTCAGGAGAAGCTCGACAGCAACGACAACAAAATAACAGAAAACAACAAGGATATCAAGCCGAATGTTGAGATTTTGCACAACGGCAGTGCTGATAATACAGAGGAGGAGAATGACCAGGTACCGGAGCTATCGACGATACCGAGACGGTTAAGCAGCGTCAGCAAGAAACCGCTCGATCAAATGATCGATTTGACCATTCCAGACTTAATACAGAAGATGACGAAGGAAGGAGAGCAGGTAGAGAGTCATAAAGATGGTAAGAAAATAAAACGGAAAAGGAGTTTCCTGGACAAGCTGTTAGGTCGCAACAAGGGAGTTAAGAGCGATAAATAGTCAAACATTAGTGCGAAATCctccaaaaatattttattgtgtgtTATTCCAAAGTCTACGGTGAAACAGTCTTCCTATTATAAGTTTAAGGTAATTTAACTATGCATTTTGAACCGTGGGTCAACGAATTAATGTAGAGTTCTAAATCCATTCGTTTGAACCAAGATTGTTCGCTAGCAGGAAATATTATTGTAAGGAAAATATGGTGTTGACCGTATTAAACAAATATAGggcacataatattgtatttattaaaatgtgtttctttgtataaaatgtaaaattgtaaatactttgttattttttattgacaaGATTTATGTATTGGAGAGGAGTTTTGAAATTTGTATATTTAAGTATACGTAATGTTATTATTGTAAAGATGAAAGATGTTTGTTTGCGTTAAGTAGGCTTGAGTActggatcgattttgatgaatttcaacacagatatagagtacatgaaggatataggctattcGGCAGTGTACGGTTTCCGTTTAACGCAAGTGGTGggcaaaatgttttatttaagtaatatatttgTAAAGGCGTTAGCTAACACTTCACAATACTTATCTTAATGCATTAGGTTATCAGACATAGATAAGTGTTGTGCCATACTATCAGAAACGGCTTTCAACTTTTATAATACCTAATATTGATGtatgttttgtgattttttataacttatacacttttgttatttttgctATGGACATATTTGTAAGTCTCCGATTGATTTGTATAAATAAATGGCAATATGTGAATTTTGTTCGTTTTTAAATTTGTGTGATATTTAGTTGCATTCAGTCTTATAACTTATTCAATATTTCtggtttttgttttattaattttacagtCTCCAACTATAAAATTTCTGATACAATAGCTATAATAACAAATGGTCGAGAAAACAAATTCATTTTCCcttatagttaaatataataataattataacatttaactttaaagggaaaataaatgaaagggaaaaataaaataataatattatgtacttatttccTTTTCCCCTTTCATTTGTACAGCTTTTGTTTAccttgttatttatttatagcgtAAAGAGTCCTTACTCCTTAAACATTGATCGAATTATGTAAAATCGATAAAAAATTTGGCTCACCATTTTTCCAGAGCATAAAGGTGACAAAACTATATTTACACCATGCACTTACATGGCATAGCAATAAGTATGGTATAGATTATTTATTCCTTGATGTTATCGCATGTACTATAATTTGTCTCATGTTTTGAAAACACACCAGAGAGACACTGACAGCCACATGGACTATTGTTAGCCCATGATGGACAAATACAGGCAATTATGAACGTGTAGAGACTAGACTAGGGGCATATTCATTTCTGACCGACTtttaaaaaggaggaggtaataggtacgttcggctgtatgtatcttttgtttctgattgatgtcaattattgtgcataattttaaatttctttaatgTTGGCAATCGTGGCTTTCCATCTCGGCTCAGCGTGAATAAGGgccgttaatattttaattttttaattaactaaATTTGAGAACTTAGAAGGCAACCTTAGAAAAATCATCAAATGCACGTTTATTATGCTAAGTATAGGTAGGTATTGATTTCCAACAGAAAATTGGCGATTGGATGATTGAATTTGGTTTGACTATGCACGAATCacgattataataattgttccggtgataataataattttattattatactttaaatgTATATCTTTTCCTGGGAACCGAGTGAAGAAGTGAAGAGGCAAcaaactttcgaatttataatacttaactACTTATATGAATAGTATTTTTGAGCCATGTCATACTCGTATGACTGtttagtttataaaatatattacttacaaTTAACTACTTTTATGGTAAATATGCCTACAATTTTTAAATAGCAAAGATGtttttgcaaaattttaaaGCACTAAGCCCGTACTCAATTATTTgctttcaataataattgttgctattttattattaatgaaataattcatttatCTTTAGAGAATGGTAAGTTACATGTAAATTAAGTGACTCCTAAATAAACTACAACgctacagagtacagactacTGACTACAACTAAGCAATTATTACTAATGTATTTAAACTTGTACACTGCAGCTGGAACTCGTACAAACTACTACAGTTTACATGTAGTGCAGAAGTAGTAGTATGTATACAGACTACAGTAGACCCCCGCTAATCCGGCCCTTGGCTAATCCGGCGCCCTTTGTAATccattttgacgtgggagagctatgcttcggcacgaatgagccggttggactggagaaataccaccggctcacagaaaaccggccgccgtttcacgccgagtgagtgagtttaccgaaggcccaatcccctaccgttttcccttccctgccctcccctattacttaccctattcccctttTTGTTGTTATAATGCACGCAACGGTTACGGTTACAGCTTGctgataagtacttacttagcTTTAGGAAAATGATTTGCAGTTCAGATAAAACcttgaaattatgattttaatttgttttaaggtattgtaatgtgtaaaaatgtatggagtacTCTATAATCCGACACGGCCGTGCAAAAcgttgtgtctaaacacactaagccgaagttacgcggcgtaaattccgcatgattacgcccgctatgtattttaaattaccgatgacccactattccgtcgcgttccgtccgtattttgtatgcgttaaCCTCAGAGcgttgacgtaatcatgcggaatttacgccgcgtaacttcggcctagtgtgtttagacactaacgcGCGTCTACTGTATATGAGTAGCTTAGGATAATAAGGAACTCATTAACAAACTAATAGGTACATTACAAGCACTATTGAAGTGACTATAATAGACTTTTTCCTGGACTTTACATAACCCAAACAAATAACATCTAGGTCATATTTCTATGATAGAACACAGTAAAAACAAACAGCTCAtaacatataaatatatattcaaAACATACAAAGCATAAGGAAAACAATACACTTCTGTGGTTTCATTATCACTAGTTTAGACCAATTAGTAATGTTGTGCTCAATGATTCACCTTGAATCGGAATCGATTCGTTTTAACTCCTCTTCCAAGCTGAATAAATGATCATCATCAACCCCCATCTGTCTTATAGCTGCTGCGAGATTGTAAACATATTCTTTGTTAGGTCCGCTCGGACCAACACTGGTTAGTACCTGCCTTGCAATATCTGCTATAGGTGCCGGACCTGAAAATTCAGAAAAGAATTGATTGAGGTATACTGGTAAGTGGCTTAGTTACCTTAGAAATGACAAAACTTTGTCGACTTAGAtcttaaaatgataataatttgagatgcaatattattatgtgcaaaaattataaaaaaggatAAATAGTGAAGAAAGGTGGTAGCGACTAAGtttatactataaataataaatatgcttgtcaaatctcaatttatatttagttgactcaaaaacaaaaataattagtttTCTATGGCATTTTACCTGCATATGACTCGTTATCCTGTGTCGCCACATAGATAGTTAAGGAAAACGGTACACTTTTGTCCTTTGGATAAAACATCACATCTTTCTTGGAATACCCGTTTTTCTCTCGATAATCCAGATGTTGTGTCACTTCCTCAACATCCTCATCTCTGATCTTGTATGCCACTCCCCATACTGCGCTGTTCGGATCAACACTCCGTATCAGTGTTACAACTCGGCCAGGCTTGTGTATGCAGTATGACACAATATAATAAGatgtagaaataaaataagcTAGTTAgcttattcaaattaaaaaagtaagtgatttttttataaaatatatttatagagcATAACTAAATGTTGAGAACATTTTCTTTAACGTCATCAGactaaataaaaagataaaaagagactaaataaaaagataaaaagaaaAAGCCTACCTGGGAACCAGACATTTTTACAACTCGTTTGAAGGTCTCCTTTACATTTTTATGTATAAGTTTTCTAGTCTAGTTATTACTAGATAAATATACATGCAATGAAGATTAATTT
Above is a genomic segment from Aricia agestis chromosome 18, ilAriAges1.1, whole genome shotgun sequence containing:
- the LOC121735981 gene encoding uncharacterized protein LOC121735981; its protein translation is MGTKSPTTSVKSREMIGTDQFSRRRDVFDKHDTVFLPPPSPVYKEAEPIITSNHGITTSNFKRNTPGYSSMRETRSEGRAYEFRPRKYSDNFAADHNQSDDVDYRQSMIDRTRRLSKLRREFLNSTLHEPGASPLSRSGVRASLPTGVAATRYKFENLNVYKFPFAEPYSTPTPVRRVLVDLGSPEDGTDGKENGTNGKENEDPDKTRHRSLPAEPLGSPKVDHQKLFEELVKRYSPQRKPIDRTLPPTRPKIIGSVPKSTSSAADSHSSEPKIGEQSKSENDDVFEAKKSQEKLDSNDNKITENNKDIKPNVEILHNGSADNTEEENDQVPELSTIPRRLSSVSKKPLDQMIDLTIPDLIQKMTKEGEQVESHKDGKKIKRKRSFLDKLLGRNKGVKSDK
- the LOC121735877 gene encoding putative glutathione-specific gamma-glutamylcyclotransferase 2; protein product: MWVFGYGSLIWKVDFKYELKAVGYVKGYLRRFYQHSIDHRGTPDKPGRVVTLIRSVDPNSAVWGVAYKIRDEDVEEVTQHLDYREKNGYSKKDVMFYPKDKSVPFSLTIYVATQDNESYAGPAPIADIARQVLTSVGPSGPNKEYVYNLAAAIRQMGVDDDHLFSLEEELKRIDSDSR